Proteins encoded by one window of Bacillus rossius redtenbacheri isolate Brsri chromosome 3, Brsri_v3, whole genome shotgun sequence:
- the LOC134530704 gene encoding selenocysteine insertion sequence-binding protein 2 isoform X2: MYWTGRHNVIKMANSSFKSGSFGAVKKISENDHKSSQLEIKKESEADGCSTVEATCLISAVDFRSEISQNNSDADKEIPNSGVRGGFSDKREFLKERKKLDKKKLSDEKKRLREQEYRNKLLPKDQKVTIVDQKFLSFLEKSSDTSSSALCKFQDSSLHQDPNDFPALGKALHSKVNRGEKEKSHSMENTHSGDLGQGSEPAIGTNTVDKLDRNVPSKRSHWRNAVTLDLLNIAKSQVVLKREEDKKKQIIRSQKDFKPALCGNPLDSSNPERKRGKFREKKRAKVSSLKKIILDELEKKKSERARSCQGDLTTADWDAIFSEISKEINGYFKHEDNLQPPDDVKTTDQDSGLGINTSCSAVERKTETSAHGISAESSSTADGSSSIYVKPKPMLHSRKFREYCDHFVTPEINELTSELIRELLRLQDRQYQRDPIKALSKRKYVVGLHEAKKYLALKKVKLLIIAPDIDKIESAGGLNDIISQLKETAAIQNVPCVFALHRRKIGYLTLKKCPISCLAVLNYQACESQVNALLEVVMLARQQYDDASQKGEPRRIQDNNMEHQPAAQEDTDEAVQEIINSFISLVRSKTPAESNGNTSPFLQAIERISKS; the protein is encoded by the exons atgtattg GACAGGAAggcataatgtaataaaaatggcAAACAGCAGTTTCAAATCGGGTAGCTTTGGGGCAGTAAAGAAAATATCTGAAAATGATCATAAAAGCAGCcaacttgaaattaaaaaagaaagtgAAGCTGATGGTTGTAGTACAGTTGAGGCTACATGCTTGATTTCAGCTGTTGATTTCAGAAGTGAAATTTCTCAAAATAATAGTGATGCAGATAAGGAAATTCCCAATTCAGGTGTCAGGGGAGGTTTTTCAGATAAAAGAGAGTTTTTGAAGGAACGTAAGAAGTTGGATAAGAAAAAGTTGTCAGATGAAAAAAAGAGACTACGAGAACAGGAATACAGAAATAAACTTTTACCAAAGGATCAGAAAGTAACAATCGTGGATCAAAAGTTTTTGAGTTTTTTGGAAAAAAGTTCTGACACTTCATCAAGTGCACTTTGCAAGTTCCAAGACAGTTCACTGCACCAGGATCCTAATGATTTTCCAGCTCTTGGGAAAGCACTTCACAGCAAGGTGAATAGAGGAGAAAAAGAGAAAAGCCATAGCATGGAGAACACTCATTCTGGGGACTTAGGTCAGGGCTCTGAACCTGCCATAGGGACCAACACTGTAGATAAGTTGGACAGAAATGTGCCATCAAAAAGATCTCATTGGAGGAATGCAGTTACATTAGATCTTCTGAACATTGCAAAG AGTCAGGTTGTACTAAAACGAGAAGAGGACAAAAAGAAACAAATAATAAGATCTCAAAAAGATTTTAAGCCAGCCTTGTGTGGAAACCCGCTGGACTCTTCAAACCCAGAGCGTAAGCGTGGTAAATTCCGGGAAAAGAAAAGAGCGAAAGTGTCTTCGTTAAAAAAGATCATACTCGATGAACTGGAGAAGAAAAAATCTGAGAGAGCAAGGTCTTGTCAGGGTGATCTGACGACTGCAGATTGGGATGCAATATTCTCCGAGATTAGCAAAGAAATAAATGGGTATTTCAAGCATGAGGATAATCTGCAACCACCTGATGATGTGAAAACTACAGACCAGGATTCCGGCTTGGGAATAAACACCTCCTGCTCAGCCGTTGAGAGGAAGACAGAAACCTCAGCTCACGGCATCTCAGCCGAGTCATCTTCAACAGCAGACGGCAGTAGCTCTATTTACGTCAAGCCAAAACCTATGCTGCATAGTAGGAAGTTCAGAGA GTACTGTGATCACTTTGTGACGCCGGAGATAAACGAGCTGACTAGCGAGTTGATTCGTGAGCTCCTGCGACTACAGGATCGCCAGTACCAGCGCGACCCTATCAAGGCTCTCAGCAAGCGGAAGTACGTTGTTGGGTTGCACGAGGCGAAAAAGTACTTGGCTCTGAAAAAGGTCAAACTGCTAATAATTGCCCCTGATATAGACAAGATAGAGAGCGCag gtGGACTCAATGACATTATTAGTCAGTTAAAGGAGACTGCTGCCATTCAAAATGTACCTTGTGTTTTTGCACTTCATCGTAGAAAAATCGGTTACCTCACTCTCAAGAAGTGCCCCATCAGTTGCCTAGCTGTGCTGAATTACCAAGCATGTGAG AGCCAGGTGAATGCATTACTTGAAGTGGTAATGTTGGCACGTCAGCAGTATGATGATGCTAGTCAAAAAGGTGAACCAAGGAGAATACAG
- the LOC134530704 gene encoding selenocysteine insertion sequence-binding protein 2 isoform X3, with product MANSSFKSGSFGAVKKISENDHKSSQLEIKKESEADGCSTVEATCLISAVDFRSEISQNNSDADKEIPNSGVRGGFSDKREFLKERKKLDKKKLSDEKKRLREQEYRNKLLPKDQKVTIVDQKFLSFLEKSSDTSSSALCKFQDSSLHQDPNDFPALGKALHSKVNRGEKEKSHSMENTHSGDLGQGSEPAIGTNTVDKLDRNVPSKRSHWRNAVTLDLLNIAKSQVVLKREEDKKKQIIRSQKDFKPALCGNPLDSSNPERKRGKFREKKRAKVSSLKKIILDELEKKKSERARSCQGDLTTADWDAIFSEISKEINGYFKHEDNLQPPDDVKTTDQDSGLGINTSCSAVERKTETSAHGISAESSSTADGSSSIYVKPKPMLHSRKFREYCDHFVTPEINELTSELIRELLRLQDRQYQRDPIKALSKRKYVVGLHEAKKYLALKKVKLLIIAPDIDKIESAGGLNDIISQLKETAAIQNVPCVFALHRRKIGYLTLKKCPISCLAVLNYQACESQVNALLEVVMLARQQYDDASQKGEPRRIQDNNMEHQPAAQEDTDEAVQEIINSFISLVRSKTPAESNGNTSPFLQAIERISKS from the exons atggcAAACAGCAGTTTCAAATCGGGTAGCTTTGGGGCAGTAAAGAAAATATCTGAAAATGATCATAAAAGCAGCcaacttgaaattaaaaaagaaagtgAAGCTGATGGTTGTAGTACAGTTGAGGCTACATGCTTGATTTCAGCTGTTGATTTCAGAAGTGAAATTTCTCAAAATAATAGTGATGCAGATAAGGAAATTCCCAATTCAGGTGTCAGGGGAGGTTTTTCAGATAAAAGAGAGTTTTTGAAGGAACGTAAGAAGTTGGATAAGAAAAAGTTGTCAGATGAAAAAAAGAGACTACGAGAACAGGAATACAGAAATAAACTTTTACCAAAGGATCAGAAAGTAACAATCGTGGATCAAAAGTTTTTGAGTTTTTTGGAAAAAAGTTCTGACACTTCATCAAGTGCACTTTGCAAGTTCCAAGACAGTTCACTGCACCAGGATCCTAATGATTTTCCAGCTCTTGGGAAAGCACTTCACAGCAAGGTGAATAGAGGAGAAAAAGAGAAAAGCCATAGCATGGAGAACACTCATTCTGGGGACTTAGGTCAGGGCTCTGAACCTGCCATAGGGACCAACACTGTAGATAAGTTGGACAGAAATGTGCCATCAAAAAGATCTCATTGGAGGAATGCAGTTACATTAGATCTTCTGAACATTGCAAAG AGTCAGGTTGTACTAAAACGAGAAGAGGACAAAAAGAAACAAATAATAAGATCTCAAAAAGATTTTAAGCCAGCCTTGTGTGGAAACCCGCTGGACTCTTCAAACCCAGAGCGTAAGCGTGGTAAATTCCGGGAAAAGAAAAGAGCGAAAGTGTCTTCGTTAAAAAAGATCATACTCGATGAACTGGAGAAGAAAAAATCTGAGAGAGCAAGGTCTTGTCAGGGTGATCTGACGACTGCAGATTGGGATGCAATATTCTCCGAGATTAGCAAAGAAATAAATGGGTATTTCAAGCATGAGGATAATCTGCAACCACCTGATGATGTGAAAACTACAGACCAGGATTCCGGCTTGGGAATAAACACCTCCTGCTCAGCCGTTGAGAGGAAGACAGAAACCTCAGCTCACGGCATCTCAGCCGAGTCATCTTCAACAGCAGACGGCAGTAGCTCTATTTACGTCAAGCCAAAACCTATGCTGCATAGTAGGAAGTTCAGAGA GTACTGTGATCACTTTGTGACGCCGGAGATAAACGAGCTGACTAGCGAGTTGATTCGTGAGCTCCTGCGACTACAGGATCGCCAGTACCAGCGCGACCCTATCAAGGCTCTCAGCAAGCGGAAGTACGTTGTTGGGTTGCACGAGGCGAAAAAGTACTTGGCTCTGAAAAAGGTCAAACTGCTAATAATTGCCCCTGATATAGACAAGATAGAGAGCGCag gtGGACTCAATGACATTATTAGTCAGTTAAAGGAGACTGCTGCCATTCAAAATGTACCTTGTGTTTTTGCACTTCATCGTAGAAAAATCGGTTACCTCACTCTCAAGAAGTGCCCCATCAGTTGCCTAGCTGTGCTGAATTACCAAGCATGTGAG AGCCAGGTGAATGCATTACTTGAAGTGGTAATGTTGGCACGTCAGCAGTATGATGATGCTAGTCAAAAAGGTGAACCAAGGAGAATACAG
- the LOC134530704 gene encoding selenocysteine insertion sequence-binding protein 2 isoform X1 produces the protein MKHTLCHQIHNNNKHLSAALKLESADNLMVRRKFAEGYLRRHNVIKMANSSFKSGSFGAVKKISENDHKSSQLEIKKESEADGCSTVEATCLISAVDFRSEISQNNSDADKEIPNSGVRGGFSDKREFLKERKKLDKKKLSDEKKRLREQEYRNKLLPKDQKVTIVDQKFLSFLEKSSDTSSSALCKFQDSSLHQDPNDFPALGKALHSKVNRGEKEKSHSMENTHSGDLGQGSEPAIGTNTVDKLDRNVPSKRSHWRNAVTLDLLNIAKSQVVLKREEDKKKQIIRSQKDFKPALCGNPLDSSNPERKRGKFREKKRAKVSSLKKIILDELEKKKSERARSCQGDLTTADWDAIFSEISKEINGYFKHEDNLQPPDDVKTTDQDSGLGINTSCSAVERKTETSAHGISAESSSTADGSSSIYVKPKPMLHSRKFREYCDHFVTPEINELTSELIRELLRLQDRQYQRDPIKALSKRKYVVGLHEAKKYLALKKVKLLIIAPDIDKIESAGGLNDIISQLKETAAIQNVPCVFALHRRKIGYLTLKKCPISCLAVLNYQACESQVNALLEVVMLARQQYDDASQKGEPRRIQDNNMEHQPAAQEDTDEAVQEIINSFISLVRSKTPAESNGNTSPFLQAIERISKS, from the exons ATGAAGCATACTCTGTGTCATcaaattcataataataataaacatctaTCAGCTGCTTTGAAGTTAGAATCGGCGGATAATCTTATGGTTAGAAGAAAGTTCGCTGAAGGATATCTAC GAAggcataatgtaataaaaatggcAAACAGCAGTTTCAAATCGGGTAGCTTTGGGGCAGTAAAGAAAATATCTGAAAATGATCATAAAAGCAGCcaacttgaaattaaaaaagaaagtgAAGCTGATGGTTGTAGTACAGTTGAGGCTACATGCTTGATTTCAGCTGTTGATTTCAGAAGTGAAATTTCTCAAAATAATAGTGATGCAGATAAGGAAATTCCCAATTCAGGTGTCAGGGGAGGTTTTTCAGATAAAAGAGAGTTTTTGAAGGAACGTAAGAAGTTGGATAAGAAAAAGTTGTCAGATGAAAAAAAGAGACTACGAGAACAGGAATACAGAAATAAACTTTTACCAAAGGATCAGAAAGTAACAATCGTGGATCAAAAGTTTTTGAGTTTTTTGGAAAAAAGTTCTGACACTTCATCAAGTGCACTTTGCAAGTTCCAAGACAGTTCACTGCACCAGGATCCTAATGATTTTCCAGCTCTTGGGAAAGCACTTCACAGCAAGGTGAATAGAGGAGAAAAAGAGAAAAGCCATAGCATGGAGAACACTCATTCTGGGGACTTAGGTCAGGGCTCTGAACCTGCCATAGGGACCAACACTGTAGATAAGTTGGACAGAAATGTGCCATCAAAAAGATCTCATTGGAGGAATGCAGTTACATTAGATCTTCTGAACATTGCAAAG AGTCAGGTTGTACTAAAACGAGAAGAGGACAAAAAGAAACAAATAATAAGATCTCAAAAAGATTTTAAGCCAGCCTTGTGTGGAAACCCGCTGGACTCTTCAAACCCAGAGCGTAAGCGTGGTAAATTCCGGGAAAAGAAAAGAGCGAAAGTGTCTTCGTTAAAAAAGATCATACTCGATGAACTGGAGAAGAAAAAATCTGAGAGAGCAAGGTCTTGTCAGGGTGATCTGACGACTGCAGATTGGGATGCAATATTCTCCGAGATTAGCAAAGAAATAAATGGGTATTTCAAGCATGAGGATAATCTGCAACCACCTGATGATGTGAAAACTACAGACCAGGATTCCGGCTTGGGAATAAACACCTCCTGCTCAGCCGTTGAGAGGAAGACAGAAACCTCAGCTCACGGCATCTCAGCCGAGTCATCTTCAACAGCAGACGGCAGTAGCTCTATTTACGTCAAGCCAAAACCTATGCTGCATAGTAGGAAGTTCAGAGA GTACTGTGATCACTTTGTGACGCCGGAGATAAACGAGCTGACTAGCGAGTTGATTCGTGAGCTCCTGCGACTACAGGATCGCCAGTACCAGCGCGACCCTATCAAGGCTCTCAGCAAGCGGAAGTACGTTGTTGGGTTGCACGAGGCGAAAAAGTACTTGGCTCTGAAAAAGGTCAAACTGCTAATAATTGCCCCTGATATAGACAAGATAGAGAGCGCag gtGGACTCAATGACATTATTAGTCAGTTAAAGGAGACTGCTGCCATTCAAAATGTACCTTGTGTTTTTGCACTTCATCGTAGAAAAATCGGTTACCTCACTCTCAAGAAGTGCCCCATCAGTTGCCTAGCTGTGCTGAATTACCAAGCATGTGAG AGCCAGGTGAATGCATTACTTGAAGTGGTAATGTTGGCACGTCAGCAGTATGATGATGCTAGTCAAAAAGGTGAACCAAGGAGAATACAG
- the LOC134530704 gene encoding selenocysteine insertion sequence-binding protein 2 isoform X4: MKHTLCHQIHNNNKHLSAALKLESADNLMVRRKFAEGYLRRHNVIKMANSSFKSGSFGAVKKISENDHKSSQLEIKKESEADGCSTVEATCLISAVDFRSEISQNNSDADKEIPNSGVRGGFSDKREFLKERKKLDKKKLSDEKKRLREQEYRNKLLPKDQKVTIVDQKFLSFLEKSSDTSSSALCKFQDSSLHQDPNDFPALGKALHSKVNRGEKEKSHSMENTHSGDLGQGSEPAIGTNTVDKLDRNVPSKRSHWRNAVTLDLLNIAKSQVVLKREEDKKKQIIRSQKDFKPALCGNPLDSSNPERKRGKFREKKRAKVSSLKKIILDELEKKKSERARSCQGDLTTADWDAIFSEISKEINGYFKHEDNLQPPDDVKTTDQDSGLGINTSCSAVERKTETSAHGISAESSSTADGSSSIYVKPKPMLHSRKFREYCDHFVTPEINELTSELIRELLRLQDRQYQRDPIKALSKRKYVVGLHEAKKYLALKKVKLLIIAPDIDKIESAVLFFRWTQ; encoded by the exons ATGAAGCATACTCTGTGTCATcaaattcataataataataaacatctaTCAGCTGCTTTGAAGTTAGAATCGGCGGATAATCTTATGGTTAGAAGAAAGTTCGCTGAAGGATATCTAC GAAggcataatgtaataaaaatggcAAACAGCAGTTTCAAATCGGGTAGCTTTGGGGCAGTAAAGAAAATATCTGAAAATGATCATAAAAGCAGCcaacttgaaattaaaaaagaaagtgAAGCTGATGGTTGTAGTACAGTTGAGGCTACATGCTTGATTTCAGCTGTTGATTTCAGAAGTGAAATTTCTCAAAATAATAGTGATGCAGATAAGGAAATTCCCAATTCAGGTGTCAGGGGAGGTTTTTCAGATAAAAGAGAGTTTTTGAAGGAACGTAAGAAGTTGGATAAGAAAAAGTTGTCAGATGAAAAAAAGAGACTACGAGAACAGGAATACAGAAATAAACTTTTACCAAAGGATCAGAAAGTAACAATCGTGGATCAAAAGTTTTTGAGTTTTTTGGAAAAAAGTTCTGACACTTCATCAAGTGCACTTTGCAAGTTCCAAGACAGTTCACTGCACCAGGATCCTAATGATTTTCCAGCTCTTGGGAAAGCACTTCACAGCAAGGTGAATAGAGGAGAAAAAGAGAAAAGCCATAGCATGGAGAACACTCATTCTGGGGACTTAGGTCAGGGCTCTGAACCTGCCATAGGGACCAACACTGTAGATAAGTTGGACAGAAATGTGCCATCAAAAAGATCTCATTGGAGGAATGCAGTTACATTAGATCTTCTGAACATTGCAAAG AGTCAGGTTGTACTAAAACGAGAAGAGGACAAAAAGAAACAAATAATAAGATCTCAAAAAGATTTTAAGCCAGCCTTGTGTGGAAACCCGCTGGACTCTTCAAACCCAGAGCGTAAGCGTGGTAAATTCCGGGAAAAGAAAAGAGCGAAAGTGTCTTCGTTAAAAAAGATCATACTCGATGAACTGGAGAAGAAAAAATCTGAGAGAGCAAGGTCTTGTCAGGGTGATCTGACGACTGCAGATTGGGATGCAATATTCTCCGAGATTAGCAAAGAAATAAATGGGTATTTCAAGCATGAGGATAATCTGCAACCACCTGATGATGTGAAAACTACAGACCAGGATTCCGGCTTGGGAATAAACACCTCCTGCTCAGCCGTTGAGAGGAAGACAGAAACCTCAGCTCACGGCATCTCAGCCGAGTCATCTTCAACAGCAGACGGCAGTAGCTCTATTTACGTCAAGCCAAAACCTATGCTGCATAGTAGGAAGTTCAGAGA GTACTGTGATCACTTTGTGACGCCGGAGATAAACGAGCTGACTAGCGAGTTGATTCGTGAGCTCCTGCGACTACAGGATCGCCAGTACCAGCGCGACCCTATCAAGGCTCTCAGCAAGCGGAAGTACGTTGTTGGGTTGCACGAGGCGAAAAAGTACTTGGCTCTGAAAAAGGTCAAACTGCTAATAATTGCCCCTGATATAGACAAGATAGAGAGCGCag ttttattttttaggtGGACTCAATGA